A genome region from Camelina sativa cultivar DH55 chromosome 10, Cs, whole genome shotgun sequence includes the following:
- the LOC104720386 gene encoding uncharacterized protein LOC104720386 has translation MWIYGTVSEKLLDTILKAKSTARDLWLTLEALFCDNKEAQSIQYDNKFRTLVIGDMSVTDYTHKLNNLADLLANVDAPVTNHALVMHMLNGFSAKFDNIIKVIQHQSPFPSFIKARSMLLMEEKRLTKQVPTLPAHNTDSSPNSVLYTHSDPQ, from the coding sequence ATGTGGATCTACGGCACCGTGTCGGAGAAGCTTCTCGACACCATCCTCAAAGCCAAATCCACCGCTCGAGATCTATGGCTCACCCTCGAAGCCCTCTTTTGTGACAACAAAGAAGCTCAGTCCATTCAATACGACAACAAGTTTCGTACCCTTGTGATTGGTGACATGAGTGTCACTGATTACACACATAAATTGAATAATCTTGCTGATCTTTTAGCCAATGTTGATGCTCCTGTGACGAATCATGCGTTGGTCATGCACATGCTTAATGGGTTCTCAGCTAAGTTTGACAATATCATTAAAGTGATTCAGCATCAGTCCCCCTTTCCGTCTTTCATTAAGGCCAGATCTATGCTTCTAATGGAGGAGAAGCGTCTTACCAAGCAGGTTCCCACTCTGCCAGCTCATAACACTGATTCATCCCCAAACAGTGTTCTGTACACACATTCTGATCCTCAATAA
- the LOC104718997 gene encoding uncharacterized protein LOC104718997 — protein MMVGRLMLLSVAVHGIHHGSRIPLSSAKRVFDPDGFEKHPWGRVAFSCLVNSVKIVDLDKDSYTVQGCVHALLIWLYESVPDIGELYGLRRSSSTGIPLLDWQSTRKGIKIDEFIKNEMAKHGQVRVKHMVHVSEENMYPEWSDDVEKDPAVDNLITDLVHNSLLEDVWKVVKTVPMGKNKRKAKVNENGESRRSNKKLKMKDGFSIDEEGEKDVTKKESKGKEHMEDVEDERKSLLDIWRMIEKMNESISDLDKNLISRMDALEGKFEAFVEKRMGVLDEKLSDRIRMVEVDLKGMKETKPTNLPVDSTSNNNEEDEAHRPSSSGITHRNCLKNQSHAIGNI, from the exons ATGATGGTTGGTAGGCTAATGTTATTATCTGTTGCAGTACATGGCATACATCATGGCTCTAGGATCCCTCTTTCAAGTGCTAAAAGGGTGTTTGATCCAGATGGTTTTGAAAAACATCCTTGGGGTCGAGTGGCTTTTAGTTGCTTAGTTAATTCAGTCAAGATTGTTGACTTAGATAAAGACTCTTACACGGTACAAGGATGTGTGCATGCTTTGTTGATTTGGTTGTATGAGAGTGTGCCTGACATTGGAGAACTATATGGGCTGAGAAGGTCTTCGAGTACTGGCATTCCACTTCTTGATTGGCAATCAACCCGGAAAGGTATCAAGATTGATGAATTCATAAAGAATGAGATGGCTAAACATGGACAG GTGCGTGTAAAGCACATGGTTCATGTGTCGGAGGAAAATATGTATCCTGAATGGAGTGACGACGTGGAGAAGGATCCGGCGGTAGACAACTTGATTACTGATCTTGTCCACAATAGTTTACTAGAAGATGTTTGGAAAGTTGTGAAAACAGTGCCCATGGGAAAAAATAAACGGAAAGCTAAAGTAAATGAGAATGGCGAGAGTCGAAGGAGTAACaagaaattgaaaatgaaagatGGTTTCTccattgatgaagaaggagaaaaagatgtAACCAAGAAGGAAAGTAAAGGCAAGGAACACATGGAG GATGTTGAAGATGAGAGAAAAAGCTTGTTGGATATTTGGAGGATGATAGAAAAAATGAATGAGTCAATTAGCGACTTGGACAAGAATTTAATCAGTAGGATGGATGCATTAGAAGGTAAATTTGAAGCTTTTGTTGAGAAGAGAATGGGTGTGTTAGATGAGAAGCTTAGTGATAGGATTAGAATGGTGGAGGTAGATTTGAAaggaatgaaagaaacaaaacccacTAATCTCCCGGTTGATTCGACTTCAAACAACAATGAAGAGGATGAGGCTCATAGACCTTCGTCATCTGGTATCACACACCGGAATTGCTTGAAAAATCAGTCCCATGCTATTGGAAATATCTGA
- the LOC104718996 gene encoding uncharacterized protein LOC104718996 — protein MDHVIFVCGKWIYDEVKWLFVVDNKRGGRILDCNNQMSYDDCIQLVYKDYGLDEKVYDIWLSYKISKVLLQKLPSDTPPVFITNSRQFHGFLKQLKSDTLRLCVEVTAKVRSGSKKRARDDNVLVEGDTEFAVGDIIKEDSEVDDDKEIRFDNCDDSNGTDYDDENFNLYGIPPEEEEKPTAISPNKKTSSGIFIEEQKEDDNYAKLELSSLNLAVGQCYETKKHLETRLQILTIVEKFDYYKYKSNPRLLIVKCWVKGCKWRVRATTGKDYPKFHVRVFISQHTCLLTERSSRTKQANHEILGALYKDFVGGVWPKVLPMHVAEALNKRFQIKMEYWKAYRTLRHARQLVRGSPESGYMQLNTYLYMLKRANPGTYTQLELDDAGRFKYLFLAYGASLNGFPFMRKVLVVDGTFLQGKYKGTLLTATT, from the exons aTGGATCACGTGATTTTTGTCTGTGGCAAATGGATCTATGATGAAGTCAAgtggttgtttgttgttgataataaGAGAGGGGGTCGAATTCTAGACTGTAACAACCAAATGAGTTACGATGATTGTATTCAATTGGTGTATAAAGATTACGGTTTGGATGAGAAAGTATATGATATTTGGTTGAGCTACAAGATTTCGAAGGTGTTATTACAAAAGTTACCAAGCGATACACCACCAGTATTTATCACCAATTCTCGACAGTTTCATGGTTTTCTAAAGCAATTGAAGAGTGACACACTTCGAC TTTGTGTTGAAGTGACGGCTAAAGTTAGGAGTGGATCGAAAAAAAGAGCTAGAGATGATAATGTTTTGGTTGAAGGAGATACTGAATTTGCTGTGGGAGACATCATTAAAGAAGATTCAGAAGTTGACGATGATAAAGAAATCAGATTTGATAACTGTGATGATTCTAATGGAACAgattatgatgatgaaaattttaatttgtatgggattccaccagaagaagaagaaaaacctaCTGCTATTTCACCAAATAAGAAGACAAGTTCAGGTATATTCATTGAAGAACAGAAGGAAGATGATAATTATGCAAAGTTAGAGTTGTCTTCTCTTAATTTGGCTGTTGGTCAATGttatgaaacaaagaagcaTTTGGAGACACGATTGCAAATACTAACTATAGTAGAGAAGTTTgattactataaatataaatcgAACCCAAGGTTGCTAATTGTCAAGTGCTGGGTAAAAGGTTGTAAGTGGAGGGTGAGAGCTACAACAGGAAAAGACTATCCAAAGTTCCATGTGCGTGTGTTTATTTCACAACATACATGTTTACTGACTGAGCGTTCTTCACGTACCAAACAAGCAAATCATGAGATTCTAGGAGCGTTGTATAAGGATTTCGTTGGTGGAGTTTGGCCCAAGGTATTGCCAATGCATGTTGCAGAAGCGTTAAATAAACGCTTTCAGATAAAG ATGGAATACTGGAAGGCGTATCGAACACTACGACATGCTCGTCAATTGGTCAGAGGTAGTCCAGAGAGTGGTTATATGCAGCTAAATACTTACTTGTACATGCTAAAGAGGGCAAATCCAGGAACATATACGCAGCTTGAACTTGATGATGCTGGTAGATTTAAGTACTTGTTTCTAGCATATGGTGCAAGCTTGAATGGATTTCCTTTCATGAGGAAAGTGTTGGTTGTTGATGGTACATTTTTACAAGGAAAATACAAAGGGACACTTCTGACGGCAACAACTTAA